A single genomic interval of Helianthus annuus cultivar XRQ/B chromosome 13, HanXRQr2.0-SUNRISE, whole genome shotgun sequence harbors:
- the LOC110898557 gene encoding uncharacterized protein LOC110898557: MASLPFFLCALLTFSLISFHGISAVNFEVINLNPGHAGAVKFEKIIGGVPFTKKLMAQINQYIWSNIFKQNTPADQKPHTTVTLFIKDFIGGEAITWGDNYKYINVSAVYLRDYNGPMELKWEFISLLHHEMTHVFQWNGEGKTPIPLVEGIADYTILKANYFPPGFMKRGAGNKWDQGYDYTARFLEYCDELVPDFVAKLNKMMRKTYDVSFFKNITGKPVEKLWADYKAKYAKQAVEEIQG; the protein is encoded by the coding sequence ATGGCTTCCTTACCTTTTTTCCTTTGTGCTCTCCTAACTTTCTCATTAATATCTTTCCATGGAATCTCTGCTGTGAACTTCGAAGTGATTAACCTGAACCCCGGACACGCAGGCGCCGTCAAGTTCGAGAAAATAATTGGTGGGGTTCCGTTCACTAAAAAATTAATGGCTCAGATCAACCAGTATATATGGTCCAACATCTTCAAACAAAACACCCCGGCAGACCAAAAACCCCATACCACTGTAACACTTTTCATCAAGGATTTTATTGGAGGCGAAGCAATCACTTGGGGTgataattataaatatattaacGTTAGTGCGGTTTATTTACGGGATTACAATGGGCCAATGGAGTTGAAATGGGAATTCATTTCCCttttgcaccatgaaatgacccACGTTTTCCAATGGAATGGAGAGGGTAAGACCCCTATACCTTTGGTTGAAGGAATTGCAGATTATACCATCTTGAAAGCAAATTACTTTCCACCGGGCTTTATGAAGCGCGGTGCAGGAAATAAATGGGACCAGGGGTATGATTACACAGCCCGTTTTCTTGAGTACTGTGACGAGCTCGTTCCAGACTTTGTGGCAAAGCTTAACAAAATGATGAGGAAGACTTACGACGTCTCGTTTTTCAAAAATATAACAGGAAAGCCTGTTGAGAAATTGTGGGCAGATTACAAGGCTAAATATGCGAAGCAGGCTGTGGAAGAAATACAAGGGTAA